A DNA window from Paenibacillus sp. HWE-109 contains the following coding sequences:
- a CDS encoding carbohydrate ABC transporter permease, with product MLARTLHRSIVVVLGIVFLIPLVWTVFTSFTPSSEVITRANPFAIVNPTFSNYVSAWSTVPFLRYYSNTLIIVGGVLAVQIVTATLAAYAFARLRFIGQGVVFILFLVQIMIPAEVLIFPNYTVIKQLGLVDTKLAVMLPFWASAFGVFLLRQTFKQIPIDLDDASKVDGCPWWRTLWHVYFPSAKPTYIAFGLISVSTHWSNFMWPLIVTNSVENRSLTVGLAIFAQTSETGAQWGTVTAATLLVVLPLLVAFFVFQRQFVESFMHSGLK from the coding sequence ATGTTGGCTCGAACATTGCATCGATCCATTGTTGTTGTATTAGGCATTGTATTCCTTATCCCGCTGGTGTGGACCGTGTTCACTTCATTTACACCATCCAGCGAAGTTATTACCAGAGCGAACCCGTTTGCAATCGTGAATCCGACGTTCAGCAACTATGTGTCGGCCTGGTCAACCGTTCCCTTTCTAAGATACTACAGCAATACGCTGATCATTGTCGGGGGTGTTCTCGCTGTACAGATAGTTACAGCAACATTGGCTGCCTACGCCTTTGCGCGTTTACGTTTTATTGGACAAGGTGTTGTATTTATCTTATTCCTCGTACAAATTATGATCCCTGCCGAAGTCCTTATTTTTCCAAACTATACCGTTATCAAGCAACTGGGATTAGTCGATACCAAATTAGCGGTTATGCTGCCTTTTTGGGCATCGGCCTTCGGTGTTTTCTTGCTGCGGCAGACGTTTAAGCAAATTCCAATAGATCTGGACGACGCATCCAAAGTGGATGGATGCCCGTGGTGGCGCACCTTATGGCATGTATATTTCCCATCTGCCAAGCCGACCTACATTGCTTTTGGATTGATCTCGGTCAGTACGCATTGGAGTAATTTCATGTGGCCGCTCATTGTGACCAATTCGGTAGAGAATCGCTCGCTTACCGTGGGACTAGCTATTTTCGCCCAAACCTCGGAGACCGGAGCACAATGGGGGACCGTAACTGCTGCAACATTGCTGGTTGTTTTACCGCTGCTAGTAGCATTTTTCGTCTTTCAACGTCAATTTGTAGAGAGCTTCATGCATTCCGGTCTTAAATAG